A region from the Chrysoperla carnea chromosome 4, inChrCarn1.1, whole genome shotgun sequence genome encodes:
- the LOC123298346 gene encoding speckle-type POZ protein-like isoform X2 — MDQKGITNIEFDKRIYLWTINNFSIGFKTILKIGLPLTSPTFTVGKNNSVWCLKLHRKFNIFDSQNYLTLYLKLVSSDEEKPALASYKFSIINEKSEKVHEFEGVERFAQGKKISYNITREDRVLPKTFQLLSEDKLTIFCEIIVLHDYITDHSSSIQVPESRLLDDFSMLFESKKFCDFTLTVDGGKEFQVHKNILAARSPVFAAMFEHEMEECKQNRKAENLETMAGKILAAADKYDLKRLKKLCEKELCTSLTIENAAETLILADIHNADQLKAEAIYFINNNNSAVKSTTGWKEMIQTYPHIVLTYTDHLDYSQM; from the exons ATGGATCAAAAAGGTATAACTAACATAGAATTTGATAAACGTATCTACCTGTGGACTATAAACAACTTTAGTATtggttttaaaacaatattaaaaatagggCTACCGTTAACATCTCCCACTTTTACTGTGGGGAAAAATAACTCAGTTTGGTGCCTGAAACTAcacagaaaatttaatatttttgatagccAAAACTATCTTACATTATACTTAAAACTTGTATCAAGCGATGAAGAAAAACCAGCACTAGCgagctataaattttcaataataaatgagaaaagCGAAAAAGTACATGAATTTGAAGGTGTGGAACGATTTGCCCAAGGaaagaaaatttcttacaaCATTACTAGGGAGGATCGAGTTTTACCTAAAACGTTTCAGTTACTTTCTGAAGATAAACTTacaatattttgtgaaataattgTCTTACATGATTATATAACAGACCATTCAAGTTCAATACAAGTGCCAGAATCTCGACTACTAGACGATTTTAGTATGCTAttcgaatcaaaaaaattttgtgattttactTTAACAGTTGATGGTGGCAAGGAATTTCaagtacataaaaatattttagcagCTCGGAGTCCTGTATTTGCGGCAATGTTTGAACATGAAATGGAGGAATGCAAACAAAATC gaaAAGCGGAAAACTTAGAGACAATGGCTGGTAAAATTTTAGCGGCAGCTGATAAATATGACCTAAAAAGGTTAAAGAAATTATGTGAAAAAGAGTTATGTACAAGTTTAACAATAGAGAATGCTGCGGAAACATTAATATTAGCTGATATCCATAACGCTGATCAATTAAAAGCTGaagctatttattttattaacaacaaCAACTCTGCGGTAAAGAGTACTACAGGATGGAAAGAAATGATACAAACATATCCGCATATAGTTCTTACCTATACCGACCACTTGGACTACAGCCAAATGTGA
- the LOC123298346 gene encoding speckle-type POZ protein-like isoform X1, translating to MDQKGITNIEFDKRIYLWTINNFSIGFKTILKIGLPLTSPTFTVGKNNSVWCLKLHRKFNIFDSQNYLTLYLKLVSSDEEKPALASYKFSIINEKSEKVHEFEGVERFAQGKKISYNITREDRVLPKTFQLLSEDKLTIFCEIIVLHDYITDHSSSIQVPESRLLDDFSMLFESKKFCDFTLTVDGGKEFQVHKNILAARSPVFAAMFEHEMEECKQNRVNIADIDHEILHELLKFIYTGKAENLETMAGKILAAADKYDLKRLKKLCEKELCTSLTIENAAETLILADIHNADQLKAEAIYFINNNNSAVKSTTGWKEMIQTYPHIVLTYTDHLDYSQM from the coding sequence ATGGATCAAAAAGGTATAACTAACATAGAATTTGATAAACGTATCTACCTGTGGACTATAAACAACTTTAGTATtggttttaaaacaatattaaaaatagggCTACCGTTAACATCTCCCACTTTTACTGTGGGGAAAAATAACTCAGTTTGGTGCCTGAAACTAcacagaaaatttaatatttttgatagccAAAACTATCTTACATTATACTTAAAACTTGTATCAAGCGATGAAGAAAAACCAGCACTAGCgagctataaattttcaataataaatgagaaaagCGAAAAAGTACATGAATTTGAAGGTGTGGAACGATTTGCCCAAGGaaagaaaatttcttacaaCATTACTAGGGAGGATCGAGTTTTACCTAAAACGTTTCAGTTACTTTCTGAAGATAAACTTacaatattttgtgaaataattgTCTTACATGATTATATAACAGACCATTCAAGTTCAATACAAGTGCCAGAATCTCGACTACTAGACGATTTTAGTATGCTAttcgaatcaaaaaaattttgtgattttactTTAACAGTTGATGGTGGCAAGGAATTTCaagtacataaaaatattttagcagCTCGGAGTCCTGTATTTGCGGCAATGTTTGAACATGAAATGGAGGAATGCAAACAAAATCGTGTAAATATAGCTGATATTGATCATGAAATATTAcatgaacttttaaaatttatatatacaggaaAAGCGGAAAACTTAGAGACAATGGCTGGTAAAATTTTAGCGGCAGCTGATAAATATGACCTAAAAAGGTTAAAGAAATTATGTGAAAAAGAGTTATGTACAAGTTTAACAATAGAGAATGCTGCGGAAACATTAATATTAGCTGATATCCATAACGCTGATCAATTAAAAGCTGaagctatttattttattaacaacaaCAACTCTGCGGTAAAGAGTACTACAGGATGGAAAGAAATGATACAAACATATCCGCATATAGTTCTTACCTATACCGACCACTTGGACTACAGCCAAATGTGA